One Dermatophagoides farinae isolate YC_2012a chromosome 6, ASM2471394v1, whole genome shotgun sequence genomic window carries:
- the LOC124493488 gene encoding uncharacterized protein LOC124493488 yields MHTHKLIRLIRARPMLYNFEMEDYNNKLIAERKWSEIAIEMNASVSECKTKWNSLRTAFNTYLNKLKRMKKPRTKWIHADEMAFLKQYLKRNRYSASASIHSNENNNSIHHLSDKDILSTTDAAFLMTLTTMKSDEHDLSNSNHSGSHVDYYDMNGQTPSPTHSIMNLSMTTNRARSNSISSFDRVTTQQLVNKSNVTYGNSKILEPNHVDVETCDDNDHECQNDQQDDDDDDNDDDDDMSEIQHHSKRHKLVDKQELDGDEEKRLNNVKMATTVSSTSNKGEKMKRITLEAPESMLICFDVHHHNHSRHHHSNNPSKWTPTTVEDVTGSEMDIFADYVAMKLKSFSVANRLETMTKIWHLLSEATLRQYSTTPPALANLIPIVASHCPPGSTNLTPQDLR; encoded by the exons atgcatacacacaaattGATACGTTTGATACGGGCACGACCCATGTTATACAACTTCGAAATGGAAGATTACAATAATAAGTTGATCGCTGAACGTAAATGGTCTGAGATTgctattgaaatgaatgctTCCG ttaGCGAATGTAAGACCAAATGGAATTCGTTGAGAACTGCATTTAATACATACctgaacaaattgaaacGGATGAAAAAACCACGTACCAAATGGATTCATGCCGATGAAATGGCTTTCCTCAAACAATACCTTAAACGCAATCGTTATTCGGCTTCTGCTTCGATACATTCCAACGAAAACAATAATTCCATTCATCACTTGTCCGATAAGGACATACTTTCGACGACTGATGCAGCATTTCTAATGACATTGACAACAATGAAATCGGATGAACACGATTTATCGAATTCGAATCACAGTGGAAGTCATGTCGACTATTATGACATGAATGGACAAACACCGTCGCCAACACATTCCATAATGAATCTATCGATGACAACAAATCGTGCCAGATCTAATTCTATCTCTTCATTTGATCGAGTAACCACTCAACAATTGGTtaacaaatcaaatgttaCCTACGGCAATTCGAAAATTCTGGAGCCTAATCATGTAGACGTAGAAACCTGTGACGACAATGACCATGAATGTCAAAATGACCaacaggatgatgatgacgatgataatgatgatgatgatgatatgagtGAAATCCAACACCATTCCAAGAGACATAAACTTGTGGACAAACAAGAACTGGAtggtgatgaagaaaaacgtTTGAATAATGTCAAGATGGCCACCACAGTATCGTCTACATCGAATAAAGGcgagaaaatgaaacgaatcaCATTGGAGGCTCCAGAATCGATGCTTATCTGTTTCGATGTACATCACCACAATCACAGTCGACATCATCACAGCAACAATCCATCCAAATGGACGCCAACAACCGTCGAAGATGTGACAGGATCCGAAATGGACATTTTTGCCGATTACGTAGCGATGAAGTTAAAATCATTCTCTGTGGCCAATCGTTTAGAAACAATGACCAAAATCTGGCATCTTCTATCCGAAGCAACGTTGCGCCAATACTCAACCACACCACCAGCATTGGCCAATTTAATACCCATTGTAGCATCACATTGTCCACCGGGAAGCACTAATCTGACACCGCAAGACTTACGTTAA
- the LOC124493857 gene encoding histone H3.3A, translated as MARTKQTARKSTGGKAPRKQLATKAARKSAPSTGGVKKPHRYRPGTVALREIRRYQKSTELLIRKLPFQRLVREIAQDFKTDLRFQSAAIGALQEASEAYLVGLFEDTNLCAIHAKRVTIMPKDIQLARRIRGERA; from the exons ATGGCTCGTACTAAACAAACTGCTCGTAAATCGACTGGTGGTAAGGCACCACGTAAGCAATTGGCTACTAAAGCTGCCCGAAAATCAGCACCGTCGACCGGAGGTGTAAAGAAACCCCATCGTTATCGTCCTGGAACGGTCGCTTTGCGTGAAATCCGTCGATACCAAAAATCTACCGAGTTGCTCATCCGCAAACTCCCATTCCAACGTTTGGTTCGTGAGATCGCCCAGGATTTCAAAACCGATTTGCGTTTTCAGAGTGCAGCCATTGGGGCATTGCAA GAAGCTTCTGAAGCTTATTTGGTCGGTTTGTTCGAAGACACCAACTTGTGCGCCATCCATGCCAAGCGTGTGACGATTATGCCAAAGGATATTCAATTGGCCCGTCGAATCCGTGGTGAACGTGCTTAG
- the LOC124493719 gene encoding uncharacterized protein LOC124493719, whose protein sequence is MTSAADNKVDSYKLIDLVRQRPVLYDELSPEYQQYRQRQRAWNEVSRILKQPVDKCQYKWRSIRSLYNGYLRRKSKNPSQPISCQYSDQLKFLDEYLRRKRKSKSKERELDEAEEEEEEVEEEEEDDDQMDDEEQDKDEDEEEDDDLDKEKVASKENYVGRLLQEIYDKQQERLRNFHRRSSPFVSHTSTTTTTAYKTPAINRMSRTPSISRYDQWSNDDDDDDDAKQSVHHQQQQKLILYPTSCILEDLRMWGMFMVILAVLAALVILWPTYLGRILGRLRS, encoded by the exons ATGACCTCTGCAGCCGATAATAAAGTGGATAGctacaaattgattgatttggttAGACAACGACCCGTTCTTTATGATGAATTGTCACCCGAATATCAACAATACCGTCAACGACAACGTGCTTGGAATGAAGTGTCCAGAATCTTGAAACAGCCAG TTGACAAATGTCAATACAAATGGCGTTCTATACGGTCCTTGTACAATGGCTATCTACGACGTAAAAGCAAAAATCCCAGCCAACCAATCAGTTGTCAATATTctgatcaattgaaattccTGGACGAATACCTTCGACGTAAACGcaaatccaaatcaaaaGAACGTGAACTGGACGAAGCAGAAgaggaagaagaagaagtagaagaagaagaagaagatgatgaccaaatggatgatgaagagCAGGACAAAGACGaggatgaagaagaagatgatgatttagacAAAGAGAAGGTGGCAAGCAAAGAGAATTATGTTGGTCGTCTATTGCAGGAGATCTATGACAAACAACAGGAACGACTACGTAATTTCCATCGtcgatcatcaccattcgTATCGCATACTTCTACAACGACCACAACTGCTTATAAAACACCAGCCATTAATCGAATGTCAAGAACTCCATCCATCAGCCGTTATGACCAATGGagcaatgacgatgatgatgatgatgatgccaaaCAATCTGTACATCACCAGCAACAACAGAAGCTGATTCTATATCCAACCTCTTGTATTTTAGAAGATCTCAGAATGTGGGGCATGTTCATGGTCATTTTAGCCGTTCTTGCTGCATTGGTTATTTTATGGCCAACATACCTAGGTCGGATCTTGGGACGACTTCGAAGTTAA
- the LOC124493855 gene encoding LOW QUALITY PROTEIN: glycoprotein-N-acetylgalactosamine 3-beta-galactosyltransferase 1 (The sequence of the model RefSeq protein was modified relative to this genomic sequence to represent the inferred CDS: deleted 1 base in 1 codon), with amino-acid sequence MAMFVGRKANSYSILAMRIWKLFLILCSVISGILFAIVWCNYEQTVMRITSMHSPLSMVNHFEVGNGNWQSKLDDHLQQNSMSYDKWLASLSLESVLIPNEQVSYGKKPFITKLESEWLANRTRILCLVLATTRSRIRAVNHTWTRHCNERHFYGGFHEKQAPYIKIKFLDDSLLSPRTFCLAFIDLMARVKHDYDWLLITTDQTYAIVENLRYLVTPLDPRERFYIGRPVQHYFLGVYNSFDSGIVLSRGSVDLLANTLFMGNHTTCINLPTNGLVYGGQFDSYIGMFFASHSVRPENSYDQSSGTRFHPFMPEKHLNPQLISVFDTFWMSNLLPVNSGFRCCSDHAITFTGFSSVTMYFIEYLLYHLAAFSKFDSIDGLGNHPPPYLAYRVPSDLDGTTIMSMTTTNTHHNIHHHHHHHRKRKRTKHRKKKPPNEDESSSFIKNKDFS; translated from the exons ATGGCCATGTTCGTAGGCCGAAAAGCGAATAGTTATTCGATATTGGCGATGCGAATATGGAAATTGTTTCTCATACTTTGCTCAGTCATATCGGGTATACTTTTTGCTATCGTTTGGTGCAATTATGAACAAACAGTTATGCGAATCACTTCGATGCATTCTCCATTGTCTATGGTGAATCATTTCGAAGTCGGCAACGGTAATTGGCAATCGAAATTGGATGATCATTTGCAACAGAATTCAATGAGCTACGATAAATGGCTTGCATCATTGTCACTCGAATCTGTGCTTATTCCGAATGAACAGGTTAGTTATGGGAAAAAACCGTTCATCACT AAGCTGGAATCAGAATGGTTGGCCAATCGAACCAGAATTCTTTGTTTGGTGTTGGCTACCACACGCAGTCGAATTCGAGCTGTAAATCACACCTGGACTCGACATTGCAACGAACGTCATTTTTATGGTGGATTTCACGAGAAACAAGCACCTTacatcaaaattaaattcctGGACGATTCATTGCTATCACCTCGTACGTTTTGTTTGGCGTTCATCGATTTAATGGCTCGAGTCAAACATGACTATGATTGGCTGTTAATTACCACCGATCAAACGTACGCCATTGTAGAGAATCTAAGATACCTTGTTACACCGTTGGATCCACGTGAAAGATTCTACATTGGTCGACCAGTCCAACATTACTTTTTGGGTGTTTATAATTCTTTCGATTCGGGAATCGTACTTAGTCGTGGATCAGTCGATCTACTAGCAAACACACTGTTCATGGGAAATCATACCACTTGTATTAATTTACCAACCAATGGCCTTGTATATGGAGGACAGTTTGATTCTTACATTGGCATGTTTTTTGCCAGCCATTCTGTACGCCCGGAAAATTCTTACGACCAATCCAGCGGAACTCGATTTCATCCCTTCATGCCGGAAAAACATCTCAACCCACAACTTATATCCGTGTTCGACACATTTTGGATGTCGAACTTGTTACCTGTGAACAGCGGATTTAGATGTTGTAGTGATCATGCTATCACTTTCACTGGATTTTCCTCGGTCACCATGTACTTTATTGAATATCTTCTCTACCATTTGGCAGCTTTTAGCAAATTCGACTCAATTGACGGTTTAGGCAATCATCCACCTCCATACCTGGCCTATCGAGTGCCATCTGACTTGGACGGAACAACAATCATGTCCATGACGACAACCAATACTCACCATaatatacatcatcatcatcaccaccaccggAAACGAAAGAGAACAAAACATCGAAAGAAAAAGCCTCCTAACGAGgacgaatcatcatcatttataaaaaacaaagattttTCGTGA
- the LOC124493487 gene encoding uncharacterized protein LOC124493487, which produces MNRMEMSTYLFYITLFSMVMAWTVGQTINQIERFCFIDANRIQAMFMMGDYLLFRMNPTTPYRLYHWRSGHLLSSAWHQHDLFVNVSTQHYRLQYLTTMDLCELFSIVSPSVIQQTKHKRSILDNDIVHSLASDLQQLIIDPEKMAGFNNMNNHFRHSPLNKDPYVDVKKYDDIKSQLEMFEARLRTISDRLLQPSSGTMTKPSCGQLIVATFCHFERSFENDICHDSFEQTSKNQQVCWPKTMFYQYLPNDNPSHQLRLIPIPFKYSLMSNLLLLRGLFQMSDPRRFVQISSRLRCHNDKAILARTLIDVIDLHRDDLISGFNLDQFDFLQSRMITGHLEYLDSTKISMAEFFNCFGNSSAIQRPLALQYDHRQPQATNDQIVKVIANKPTYIKPISETVISQSPPRQLARSKVKLDHHTIRSVKMRTSKTLPPKKRQSPTTATFMKTKAIEHRTMMTTITTKTFIAYDDEHQAIDTWIYNHHPHQAIERSFERQIDHIVPAATESAKTTTDDEVNHSEPQNVTVNSTQFYEHLIKFKTSQKSKLIIIIIITVLIMAGCLMRRNRHKNTGKDVSFHHDDLSHNYRHWKKKSKSSSEKRSKKPNRIEQNGKSNNTNDGPFEKNIIVMDVKNMQQSSLFDQSFTDRIQTMVDESQLITKMMNQPYKAIYETVSSIRPCPRPIESPPTTSLTLMPELSPPLEPMIEAGDESINFDNNNGLKPINTTINDSIYETIEDENTRLIYILHRLTKSLHIS; this is translated from the coding sequence ATGAACAGAATGGAAATGTCCACATACCTATTTTACATcactttattttcaatggtaATGGCATGGACTGTTGGCCAAACAATTAACCAAATCGAACGATTCTGTTTCATCGATGCAAATCGTATTCAAGCTATGTTCATGATGGGTGATTATCTActttttcgaatgaatccAACAACACCATATAGATTGTATCATTGGAGAAGTGGCCATTTATTGTCCAGCGCTTGGCATCAACACGATTTATTTGTTAATGTCTCAACACAGCATTATCGTCTCCAATATCTGACCACAATGGATTTATGTGAATTGTTTAGCATAGTATCGCCATCTGTTATCCAACAGACAAAACATAAACGTTCGAttcttgataatgatattgttCATTCGTTAGCATCCGATTTGcaacaattgattattgatccTGAGAAAATGGCCGGTTTCAATAATATGAACAATCACTTCCGTCATTCACCACTAAATAAAGATCCGTATGTCGATGttaaaaaatatgatgacaTTAAAAGCCAACTTGAAATGTTTGAAGCTAGATTGCGTACCATTTCCGATCGGTTGTTGCAACCATCCTCTGGAACGATGACAAAACCATCTTGTGGTCAACTTATTGTGGCCACATTTTGTCATTTCGAACGATCATTTGAGAATGACATATGCCATGACTCATTCGAACAAACAAGTAAGAATCAACAGGTGTGCTGGCCTAAGACAATGTTTTATCAATATTTGCCTAACGATAATCCTTCTCATCAACTACGCCTGATACCGATTCCATTCAAATACAGTCTCATGTCCAATCTTTTGTTACTACGAGGTTTGTTCCAAATGTCTGATCCTCGTCGTTTCGTGCAGATATCGAGCAGACTTAGATGTCATAATGACAAGGCAATTTTGGCTCGCACATTAATAGACGTGATCGATTTGCACCGTGATGATCTGATTAGTGGTTTCAATCTAGATCAATTCGATTTTCTTCAAAGTCGTATGATTACCGGCCATCTGGAGTATTTAGactcaacaaaaatttctatGGCCGAATTCTTTAATTGTTTTGGCAATTCTTCGGCTATACAACGACCACTAGCCTTGCAATACGATCATCGACAACCACAAGCCACTAATGACCAAATTGTCAAAGTGATCGCTAATAAACCAACTTATATTAAACCGATATCCGAAACCGTAATTAGCCAAAGTCCTCCTAGACAACTAGCCAGGAGCAAAGTCAAATTGGACCACCACACCATACGATCTGTTAAAATGAGAACATCAAAGACTTTGCCACCAAAGAAAAGGCAATCTCCAACCACAGCAACGTTTATGAAAACCAAAGCAATAGAGCATcgaacaatgatgacaacaataacaacaaaaacattcatcgCTTATGATGACGAACACCAAGCAATTGATACTTGgatttacaatcatcatcccCATCAAGCAATCGAACGTTCATTTGAAAGACAAATTGATCATATAGTACCAGCAGCAACAGAAAgtgcaaaaacaacaacagatgaCGAAGTTAATCATAGCGAACCACAAAATGTAACAGTGAATTCCACACAATTCTACGAGCATCTGATAAAGTTCAAGACTTCCCAGAAATctaaattgatcatcatcattataatcactGTTCTGATCATGGCTGGATGTTTAATGCGTCGTAATCGTCATAAAAACACAGGAAAAGATGTGTcctttcatcatgatgatttgagCCACAATTATCGtcattggaaaaagaaatccAAATCTTCTAGTGAAAAAAGAAGCAAAAAACCGAATCGAATTGAACAGAATGGTAAAAGTAACAACACTAACGATGgtccatttgaaaaaaacatcatagTGATGGATGTTAAAAATATGCAACAATCCAGTCtgtttgatcaatcattcacCGATCGAATCCAAACCATGGTGGACGAATCCCAACTCATtacaaagatgatgaatcaacCGTACAAGGCCATTTATGAAACCGTTTCATCGATTCGCCCATGTCCAAGACCTATTGAATCACCACCTACCACATCTCTTACGTTAATGCCAGAATTATCTCCTCCACTTGAGCCGATGATTGAAGCTGGTGATGAGAGcattaattttgataataataatggattaaAACCGATCAACACGACCATCAATGACTCGATATATGAAACgattgaagatgaaaatacCCGATTGATCTACATATTGCATCGATTGACAAAAAGTCTGCACATATCATGA
- the LOC124493856 gene encoding uncharacterized protein LOC124493856: MIQLILSACLLLTSTCYAAGGYGGSGGSSYGSGLLGGGGGGSYGGGSAGGVVQPVAGFGGGPVTAAVQSSHTVEIRHVNVPMELPQPQIVEVEAGNLPLTIHFKSASSALNVVQTHQPGSAGEAQHTTSEDEPHRLVHEVTKPVIQEVREIITPYRRVIQEIKPVQEEIQTIIAKGEPRGNLQAADFGAGLGGSSGSGFSSGLGSGIKGGGGLSGQYAAAASNQPTSSITRASSSSSKLSGSSSGPSSGAVSYFNDALSGVSFAQAAASSNGASTGGTKSSPVSQSTGGSSIRILEGGSSRSSGMSTINAYKSRA, translated from the exons ATGATTCAG TTAATATTATCAGCTTGCTTATTGTTGACCAGCACTTGTTATGCAGCCGGTGGATACGGTGGGAGTGGTGGAAGTAGTTATGGCAGTGGTCTtcttggtggtggtggtggtggatctTATGGCGGTGGATCTGCTGGCGGTGTCGTTCAGCCAGTTGCCGGTTTCGGTGGAGGTCCTGTTACAGCAGCTGTACAATCTTCACATACGGTTGAGATCCGTCATGTTAATGTGCCGATGGAATTGCCTCAGCCCCAGATTGTTGAAGTAGAAGCTGGTAATTTACCGCTTACCATCCATTTCAAATCAGCCTCCAGTGCTTTGAATGTCGTGCAAACACATCAGCCAGGTTCGGCAGGTGAAGCTCAACATACCACATCGGAAGATGAGCCTCATAGATTGGTACACGAAGTTACAAAGCCAGTTATACAg GAAGTTCGAGAAATCATCACACCATACCGTCGAGTTATTCAGGAAATCAAACCTGTCCAAGAAGAAATCCAAACGATTATCGCCAAAGGTGAACCACGTGGAAATTTGCAAGCAGCTGACTTTGGCGCTGGTTTGGGCGGTAGCAGTGGTTCTGGATTTTCTTCTGGTTTAGGCAGTGGTATCAAAGGGGGTGGTGGTTTGAGTGGCCAATacgctgctgctgcttcgAACCAACCAACCAGTTCGATAACACGAGCTTCATCTTCGTCAAGTAAATTATCAGGCAGCTCATCCGGTCCGTCATCAGGTGCCGTATCTTACTTCAACGATGCTTTATCGGGCGTTTCATTCGCACAAGCAGCCGCTTCATCTAATGGAGCTTCAACGGGCGGAACCAAAAGCTCACCTGTTTCACAATCGACAGGTGGATCCTCGATTCGAATTCTAGAAGGTGGTAGTAGTCGATCTAGTGGAATGAGCACCATCAACGCTTACAAATCCCGTGCCTAA
- the LOC124493489 gene encoding uncharacterized protein LOC124493489 translates to MSRILASSLVMVALIASSQATLTPAQTSTAAIAAASPQSSASNAYPSLQSLLAANPPQEQVVTLPASQPLSAAASGGQGYGQSYGGDAQELVVQHPNPRRILVRVVKPIIFEERIVIVPYRRVTHEVRPVIEERHTVIYGKDGKQISGPTGFSKELPGLDKAGTYASASGHMTRTIEKPVYADPVIRKIGFSKRSAAWDMANLRPTTQQVQPSDLNQYGKRA, encoded by the exons ATGTCACGG ATATTGGCCTCATCACTGGTCATGGTAGCGTTGATCGCTTCCAGCCAAGCAACCCTGACACCAGCTCAAACCTCAACGGCCGCAATTGCGGCGGCTTCTCCACAATCATCAGCATCGAATGCTTATCCATCGTTACAATCGTTGTTGGCCGCTAATCCACCACAAGAACAAGTTGTAACATTACCAGCTAGCCAACCATTGTCTGCAGCCGCTAGTGGTGGCCAAGGTTATGGTCAATCGTATGGTGGTGATGCTCAAGAATTGGTCGTTCAACATCCAAATCCAAGACGGATTTTGGTTCGTGTAGTGAAACCCATCATTTTCGAGGAAAGAATCGTCATTGTGCCATATCGACGAGTCACACACGAAGTTCGACCCGTTATCGAAGAACGACATACGGTTATCTATGGCAAAGATGGTAAACAAATCTCTGGTCCTACTGGTTTCTCCAAAGAATTGCCCGGTTTGGATAAAGCCGGTACCTATGCTTCGGCCAGTGGTCATATGACACGAACTATTGAAAAACCTGTATACGCTGATCCAGTCATCCGAAAGATTGGTTTCTCCAAACGATCGGCAGCATGGGATATGGCTAATTTGAGGCCCACAACACAACAAGTACAGCCATCcgatttgaatcaatatgGTAAACGGGCTTag